From the genome of Paenibacillus sp., one region includes:
- the gluQRS gene encoding tRNA glutamyl-Q(34) synthetase GluQRS, with protein MTRGRFAPTPSGQLHLGNLYAALMAWLATRGAGGAFVLRMEDIDKPRSRPQWAELILEDLRWFGLDWDEGPDVGGPYAPYTQSEREAMYEAALDELRAKGLLYPCFCSRAELLAVASAPHGLASEGPAYPGTCRGLSDAERKRRAEAKAPALRFAVPVDAPISFRDGVFGEVVFPPGAGGDFVVRRADGVIAYQLAVVVDDAAMAITDAVRGADLLDSTPRQLWLYRALGLTPPRFAHVPLLCDADGERLSKRQKSLAAAALRQAGASAEALVGHIAALAGIIDRPEPVRPIELIPHFRLDRLPKEPLRLPADALRPYV; from the coding sequence ATGACACGCGGCCGCTTCGCGCCGACGCCGTCCGGACAGCTGCATCTCGGCAATTTGTACGCGGCGCTCATGGCGTGGCTCGCGACGCGCGGCGCCGGCGGCGCATTCGTGCTGCGCATGGAAGATATCGACAAGCCCCGCTCGCGCCCGCAGTGGGCGGAGCTCATTCTTGAAGATTTACGCTGGTTCGGCCTCGATTGGGACGAAGGGCCCGACGTCGGCGGACCGTACGCCCCCTATACGCAAAGCGAGCGCGAGGCGATGTACGAAGCCGCGCTCGACGAGCTGCGGGCCAAGGGGCTGCTCTACCCGTGCTTCTGCAGCCGCGCCGAGCTGCTGGCGGTGGCGAGCGCCCCGCACGGCCTCGCGTCCGAAGGGCCGGCGTATCCGGGCACATGCCGCGGGCTCTCCGACGCCGAACGCAAACGAAGAGCCGAGGCCAAAGCCCCGGCTCTCCGCTTCGCCGTCCCCGTGGACGCGCCGATCTCGTTCCGCGACGGCGTCTTCGGCGAAGTCGTCTTCCCGCCCGGCGCCGGCGGCGACTTCGTCGTGCGCCGCGCGGACGGCGTCATCGCCTACCAGCTCGCCGTCGTCGTCGACGACGCCGCCATGGCGATTACCGACGCCGTGCGCGGCGCCGACCTGCTCGACTCGACGCCGCGGCAGCTGTGGCTGTACCGGGCGCTCGGCTTGACGCCGCCCCGCTTCGCGCATGTGCCGCTCCTGTGCGACGCGGACGGCGAACGGCTGTCGAAGCGCCAAAAATCGCTCGCCGCGGCGGCGCTCCGGCAAGCCGGGGCGAGCGCCGAAGCGCTCGTCGGACACATCGCCGCCCTCGCCGGCATTATCGACCGACCCGAGCCCGTGCGGCCGATCGAGCTGATTCCGCATTTTCGCCTCGACCGCCTTCCAAAGGAGCCGCTCCGCCTGCCCGCGGACGCGCTGCGCCCTTACGTTTGA
- the hrpB gene encoding ATP-dependent helicase HrpB: protein MTERLPIEDALPELRRALAAAPNAVLTAPPGAGKTTLVPLALLDEAWARGGRIVMLEPRRIAARGAARRMAQLLGERVGETVGYVTRGDTKIGPRTRIEVVTEGILTRRLQRDPGLEGVAAVLFDEFHERSLHADLGLALTLQAQALFRDDLRLLVMSATIEADAVAALLGGAAIVRSAGRMFPVETRYADRRSDAPVERRTAAAVVDALRRHPEGDTLVFLPGGAEIRRTAQELSRLGLPSGVRVAPLYGAMPPEAQDAAVAPSPPGERKVVLATSIAETSLTVEGVRIVVDAGLSRVPRYSPRTGLTALETVPVTAASADQRRGRAGRVAPGVCYRLWTEEEHRRLAPFGEPDIAAADLTPLALELAVWGAADPMELAFLDPPPEGAYKQATDLLRRLGAIDERGAATAAGRRMAELAMHPRLAHMTLRAVELGRGDLACELAALLEEREETGASVDMRERVEALRRGASPAAARQREEAARRMRDAGITRAGTDAAYAGELLALAFPDRIALRRANGKYTLANGRGAEFAGDTPLSREPLLAIAELDGAGVDSRIRSAAPLQLDALKRLLPDRLRTEDDVYWDDASASVRARRRIAFDALVLEETPLASPDPDRVRAALLAGVASTGLSALPWTRAAEQWRDRVRFLRRHAGDEWPDLSDEALLEALDDWLGPHVYGMKSKGDLQKLKLVDVLESMLTWDQRRKLDEWAPTHLVVPSGSRHAVDYGDPDAPSLSAKLQELFGWAETPRIAGGRVPLTIELLSPAQRPVQITRDLANFWRETYFEIKKDLKGRYPKHYWPDDPTAAVATRGTKPRPAPAP, encoded by the coding sequence ATGACCGAACGATTGCCGATCGAGGACGCGCTGCCGGAGCTGCGCCGCGCGCTCGCGGCCGCGCCGAACGCCGTCCTGACGGCGCCGCCCGGCGCGGGCAAGACGACGCTCGTGCCGCTCGCGCTGCTGGACGAAGCGTGGGCGCGGGGCGGGCGCATCGTCATGCTGGAGCCGCGCCGGATCGCGGCGCGCGGCGCGGCGCGGCGGATGGCGCAGCTGCTCGGGGAGCGCGTCGGCGAGACCGTCGGCTACGTGACGCGCGGCGATACGAAGATCGGGCCGCGGACGCGCATCGAGGTCGTCACGGAAGGCATCTTGACGCGGCGGCTGCAGCGCGACCCCGGACTCGAGGGCGTCGCGGCCGTCTTGTTCGACGAATTTCACGAACGGAGTTTGCATGCGGACTTAGGATTGGCGTTGACTCTGCAGGCGCAGGCGCTGTTCCGCGACGATCTGCGGCTGCTCGTCATGTCGGCGACGATCGAAGCGGACGCGGTCGCCGCGCTGCTCGGCGGCGCCGCGATCGTGCGCAGCGCCGGCCGGATGTTCCCGGTCGAGACGCGGTACGCCGACCGGCGCAGCGACGCGCCCGTGGAGCGCCGGACGGCGGCGGCGGTCGTCGATGCGCTGCGGCGGCATCCGGAGGGAGATACGCTCGTCTTCCTGCCGGGCGGCGCCGAAATTCGCCGGACGGCGCAGGAGCTCTCGCGCCTCGGGCTGCCGTCTGGCGTGCGCGTCGCGCCGCTGTACGGGGCGATGCCGCCCGAGGCGCAGGACGCGGCCGTGGCGCCGTCGCCGCCGGGCGAGCGCAAAGTCGTGCTCGCCACCAGCATCGCGGAGACGAGCCTCACCGTCGAAGGGGTTCGCATCGTCGTCGACGCGGGACTCTCTCGCGTGCCGCGTTATTCGCCGCGCACCGGACTGACCGCGCTCGAGACGGTGCCGGTCACCGCCGCGTCGGCCGATCAGCGCCGCGGCCGGGCCGGCCGGGTCGCGCCCGGCGTCTGTTACCGGCTGTGGACGGAGGAGGAGCATCGGCGCCTCGCGCCGTTCGGCGAGCCGGACATCGCCGCGGCCGATTTGACGCCGCTCGCGCTCGAGCTGGCCGTCTGGGGCGCGGCGGACCCGATGGAGCTCGCGTTCCTCGACCCGCCGCCGGAGGGCGCGTATAAGCAGGCGACGGATCTGCTGCGCCGGCTCGGCGCGATCGACGAGCGCGGCGCCGCGACGGCGGCGGGCCGGCGGATGGCCGAGCTCGCCATGCATCCGCGGCTCGCCCATATGACGCTGCGCGCGGTCGAGCTCGGGCGGGGCGACCTCGCCTGCGAGCTGGCGGCGCTGCTGGAGGAGCGCGAGGAGACGGGCGCGTCCGTCGACATGCGCGAGCGGGTAGAGGCGCTCCGCCGGGGCGCCTCGCCCGCCGCCGCGCGGCAGCGGGAAGAGGCGGCGCGCCGGATGCGCGACGCCGGCATCACCCGTGCGGGCACGGACGCCGCTTATGCCGGCGAGCTGCTCGCGCTCGCCTTCCCCGACCGGATCGCGCTGCGGCGCGCGAACGGCAAGTATACGCTCGCGAACGGCCGCGGCGCCGAATTCGCGGGCGACACGCCGCTCTCGCGCGAGCCGCTGCTCGCGATCGCCGAGCTGGACGGCGCCGGCGTCGACAGCCGCATTCGATCGGCGGCGCCGCTGCAGCTCGACGCGCTGAAGCGGCTGCTCCCGGACCGGCTGCGGACGGAGGACGACGTCTATTGGGACGACGCTTCGGCGTCCGTCCGCGCGCGGCGCCGGATCGCGTTCGACGCGCTCGTGCTGGAGGAGACGCCGCTCGCTTCGCCCGACCCCGACCGCGTCCGTGCCGCGCTGCTCGCCGGGGTCGCGTCAACCGGCCTCTCGGCGCTGCCGTGGACGCGCGCCGCCGAGCAATGGCGCGACCGGGTCCGCTTCCTGCGGCGGCATGCGGGCGACGAATGGCCGGATTTAAGCGACGAGGCTTTGCTCGAGGCGCTGGACGATTGGCTCGGGCCGCATGTGTACGGTATGAAGTCGAAAGGCGATCTGCAGAAGCTGAAGCTCGTCGACGTCCTCGAATCGATGCTGACGTGGGACCAGCGGCGCAAGCTCGACGAGTGGGCGCCGACGCATCTCGTCGTGCCGAGCGGCTCGCGGCATGCGGTCGATTACGGCGATCCGGACGCGCCGTCGCTGTCGGCGAAGCTGCAGGAGCTGTTCGGCTGGGCGGAGACGCCGCGCATCGCCGGCGGCCGGGTGCCGCTGACGATCGAGCTGCTGTCTCCCGCCCAGCGGCCGGTGCAAATTACGCGGGATCTCGCGAACTTTTGGCGGGAGACGTATTTCGAAATCAAGAAGGATTTGAAGGGGCGGTACCCGAAGCATTATTGGCCGGACGATCCGACCGCCGCCGTCGCGACGCGCGGCACGAAGCCGCGGCCGGCGCCCGCCCCTTGA
- a CDS encoding globin, whose protein sequence is MEDDVTLLDRLGGEETVARLVDKFYDRVVRDESLAPLFAASDIREVKRKQTLFLTQFLGGPPRYSEEFGHPMLRYRHLPFPITPARAEAWLACMAGAMDDIGLQGPAREFVYGRLTQVAHHMVNTQEDDSPLDR, encoded by the coding sequence TTGGAAGACGACGTAACTTTATTGGACCGGCTCGGCGGGGAAGAGACGGTCGCGCGGCTCGTCGACAAGTTTTACGATCGGGTGGTGCGGGACGAGTCGCTCGCGCCGTTGTTCGCCGCGAGCGACATTCGCGAGGTGAAGCGGAAGCAGACGCTGTTCCTGACGCAGTTCTTGGGAGGGCCGCCCCGTTATTCCGAGGAATTCGGACACCCGATGCTGCGATACCGGCATCTGCCGTTCCCGATCACGCCCGCTCGAGCCGAAGCGTGGCTCGCCTGCATGGCCGGGGCGATGGACGACATCGGACTGCAGGGTCCGGCGAGAGAGTTTGTTTACGGCCGATTGACGCAGGTCGCCCACCACATGGTGAATACGCAGGAAGACGACAGCCCCCTCGATCGTTGA
- a CDS encoding response regulator transcription factor produces the protein MSYRILIVDDDRDIAGLIEIYLRNDGYDTVKAHDGEEALRKLEEEAPIHLVVLDIMMPKLDGLAVCRRIREDRALPILMLSAKAEDTDKVLGLLTGADDYMVKPFNPLELSARVKSLLRRAYRLSAEASAPDDAIRIGPLRIDKRTFRADVDGKPLHLTTTEFGILHLLASYRGQVFSAEDIFQQVWKEKYFDSNNTVMVHISHLRDKLEQETGDKMIVTVWGVGYKIDA, from the coding sequence GTGAGCTATCGCATATTGATCGTCGACGACGACCGGGACATCGCCGGTTTGATCGAGATTTATTTGCGCAACGACGGATACGACACGGTGAAGGCGCACGACGGCGAAGAAGCGCTGCGGAAGCTGGAGGAGGAGGCGCCGATCCATTTGGTCGTGCTCGACATCATGATGCCGAAGCTGGACGGGCTGGCCGTCTGCCGGCGCATCCGGGAGGATCGGGCGCTGCCGATCTTGATGCTTAGCGCTAAAGCCGAGGACACGGACAAAGTGCTGGGCTTACTCACCGGAGCCGACGATTACATGGTAAAGCCGTTCAACCCGCTGGAGCTCAGCGCGCGGGTGAAGTCGCTGCTGCGCCGGGCGTACCGGCTGTCGGCCGAGGCGAGCGCGCCGGACGACGCCATCCGCATCGGGCCGCTGCGCATCGACAAGAGGACGTTCCGCGCGGACGTCGACGGCAAGCCGCTCCATTTGACGACGACCGAATTCGGCATCTTGCATTTGCTCGCGAGCTATCGCGGCCAGGTGTTCAGCGCCGAGGACATTTTCCAGCAGGTGTGGAAGGAAAAGTATTTCGATTCGAACAATACGGTCATGGTCCATATCAGCCATTTGCGGGACAAGCTCGAGCAGGAGACGGGCGATAAAATGATCGTCACCGTGTGGGGGGTCGGCTACAAAATTGACGCATAA
- a CDS encoding HAMP domain-containing sensor histidine kinase: MTHNLVRALVRKFMLQLVYSALGSAVLTFATALLAAGAYDLMIVGGLIRLLLDLLPPEVWAVLVLLFYFVAILVWFQWRRYRYYGEMIASVRRIAEGRFDVEVPVKQADDFGVLAADINSLIARLRASMEEERLAEQTKNELITNVSHDLRTPLTSILGYLGLIDDDKYRDEVELRYYVQIAYAKAKRLHALIDDLFEYTRMRHGGLPLRSATFNVAELLGELLAQHRLQLERAGVEGTLSVPEAPAFVVGDPDKLVRVFENLLTNAIRYGSDGKRVDVAVRSEGDEAVVDVVNYGEPIPAADLPYIFDRFYRADKSRTAAADAGGSGLGLAIAKSIVEKHGGSIAAFSDARSTMFRVRLPAAPPPVRKRKAGE; encoded by the coding sequence TTGACGCATAACCTCGTTCGCGCGCTCGTGCGCAAGTTTATGCTGCAGCTCGTATACAGCGCGCTCGGCTCGGCCGTCTTGACGTTCGCGACGGCGCTGCTCGCGGCGGGCGCCTATGACCTTATGATCGTCGGCGGTTTGATCCGGCTGCTGCTCGATCTGCTTCCTCCGGAAGTGTGGGCCGTCCTGGTCCTGCTCTTTTATTTCGTCGCGATTTTGGTTTGGTTCCAATGGAGGCGCTACCGATATTACGGCGAAATGATCGCCTCCGTGCGCCGCATCGCCGAGGGCCGCTTCGACGTCGAGGTGCCCGTGAAGCAGGCGGACGACTTCGGCGTGCTCGCGGCCGACATCAATTCGCTGATCGCCCGGCTGCGCGCCTCGATGGAGGAGGAGCGCCTCGCGGAGCAGACGAAAAACGAGCTGATTACGAACGTATCGCACGATCTGCGGACGCCGCTGACGTCGATTCTCGGCTATCTCGGGTTGATCGACGACGACAAATACCGAGACGAGGTCGAACTGCGCTATTACGTACAAATCGCTTACGCCAAAGCGAAACGGCTGCATGCGCTGATCGACGATCTGTTCGAGTATACGCGGATGCGCCACGGCGGATTGCCGCTGCGCAGCGCGACGTTCAACGTCGCGGAGCTTCTCGGCGAGCTGCTCGCGCAGCATCGGCTTCAGCTGGAGCGGGCGGGCGTCGAGGGGACGCTGTCGGTCCCGGAAGCGCCGGCGTTCGTCGTCGGCGACCCGGACAAGCTCGTCCGCGTGTTCGAAAATTTGCTGACGAACGCGATTCGTTACGGCAGCGACGGGAAGCGGGTCGACGTCGCCGTCCGTTCGGAAGGCGACGAGGCGGTCGTCGACGTCGTCAATTACGGCGAGCCGATCCCCGCGGCGGATTTGCCGTACATATTCGACCGGTTTTATCGGGCGGACAAATCGCGGACGGCCGCGGCGGACGCCGGCGGCTCGGGGCTGGGCCTCGCGATCGCGAAGAGCATCGTCGAGAAGCACGGCGGCTCGATCGCCGCGTTCAGCGACGCGCGCAGTACGATGTTTCGGGTGAGGCTGCCCGCCGCCCCGCCGCCCGTCCGGAAACGGAAAGCCGGCGAGTAG
- a CDS encoding aminopeptidase has product MEQFQTYLHNYVQLGVRVGVNLQPSQTLVIQAPTTALELVRLAAKEAYAAGAKYVHVEWNDDGLTRIRTELTPEDAFDIGPSLRAHNYDRLIERDAAFLSFVSANPDLLQGVDPDRVAKVTKAMRAAMHNFYAGLRTDKFSWSILAVPSEVWANKMFPNEPEERRMNLLWEAVFRATRADAADPVAAWMEHLKQLQAKSDYLNAKRYRALHYTAPGTDLTVELADDHLWVAGDSINEKGTMFVANMPTEEVFTAPKRGGVNGTVRSTKPLNYAGNLIDGFELTFKEGKIVDFKADQGEETLKRLLETDEGASYLGEVALVPHASPISDMGMIFYNTLFDENASNHFAIGSAYAFTVQGGKTMSKEELAAKGLNDSLTHVDFMVGSADMSIDGIAEDGTREPLFRNGNWAI; this is encoded by the coding sequence ATGGAACAATTCCAAACGTATTTACATAATTACGTCCAATTGGGCGTGCGCGTCGGCGTCAATTTGCAGCCTAGCCAGACGCTCGTCATTCAAGCGCCGACGACGGCGCTCGAGCTCGTCCGGCTCGCGGCGAAAGAAGCGTATGCGGCGGGCGCCAAGTACGTGCACGTGGAATGGAACGACGACGGTCTGACGCGGATTCGAACCGAGCTGACGCCGGAAGACGCGTTCGACATCGGCCCGTCGCTGCGCGCGCACAACTACGACCGGCTGATCGAGCGGGACGCGGCGTTCCTGTCGTTCGTCTCGGCGAATCCGGATTTGCTGCAAGGCGTCGACCCCGACCGCGTCGCCAAGGTGACGAAGGCGATGCGGGCAGCGATGCACAATTTTTACGCCGGCTTGCGCACGGACAAATTCAGCTGGAGCATTCTGGCGGTGCCGTCCGAGGTGTGGGCGAACAAAATGTTCCCGAACGAGCCGGAAGAGCGCCGCATGAACCTGCTGTGGGAGGCGGTGTTCCGGGCGACGCGGGCGGACGCGGCGGATCCGGTCGCGGCATGGATGGAGCATCTGAAGCAGCTGCAGGCGAAGAGCGACTACTTGAACGCCAAAAGGTATCGCGCGCTGCATTATACCGCGCCGGGCACCGATCTGACGGTGGAGCTCGCCGACGACCATCTGTGGGTCGCGGGGGACAGCATCAACGAGAAAGGCACGATGTTCGTCGCCAACATGCCGACGGAGGAAGTGTTTACGGCGCCGAAGCGCGGCGGCGTGAACGGCACGGTGCGCAGCACGAAGCCGCTCAATTACGCGGGCAATTTGATCGACGGCTTCGAGCTGACGTTCAAGGAGGGCAAAATCGTCGACTTCAAAGCGGACCAAGGCGAAGAGACGCTGAAGCGGCTGCTGGAGACGGACGAAGGCGCGTCCTACCTCGGGGAAGTCGCGCTCGTGCCGCACGCCTCGCCGATCTCCGATATGGGCATGATTTTCTACAACACGCTGTTCGACGAGAACGCGTCGAACCATTTCGCGATCGGCAGCGCGTACGCGTTCACCGTGCAAGGCGGCAAGACGATGTCCAAAGAGGAGCTCGCGGCGAAAGGGCTCAACGACAGCCTGACGCATGTCGACTTCATGGTCGGCTCCGCCGACATGAGCATCGACGGCATCGCGGAAGACGGCACGCGCGAGCCGTTGTTCCGGAACGGCAACTGGGCGATTTGA
- the mgrA gene encoding L-glyceraldehyde 3-phosphate reductase, whose amino-acid sequence MVYFANPARYDGMAYRRCGKSGLKLPAISLGMWHNFGGVDSFENGRALVRKAFDLGITHFDLANNYGPPPGSAEEMFGRLIQTDLAPYRDELVISTKAGYYMWPGPYGDWGSRKYLISSLDQSLKRMKLDYVDIFYSHRPDPETPLEETMAALDQVVRQGKALYVGISNYTAEQTSEAIRILRELGTPLLIHQPAYSMFNRWIENGLQQTLDEHGVGSIAFTPLAQGLLTNKYLTGDIPADSRAAKTTSPFLNAKDVTADKIAKARQLNEIAAARGQSLAQLALAWVLRGGKVTSALIGASRPAQIEENVAALSNLDFSDEELRRIDDILNA is encoded by the coding sequence ATGGTATATTTCGCGAACCCCGCCCGCTACGACGGGATGGCGTACCGCCGCTGCGGCAAATCGGGACTGAAGCTGCCGGCGATCTCGCTCGGCATGTGGCACAACTTCGGCGGCGTCGATTCGTTCGAGAACGGACGAGCCCTCGTACGGAAGGCTTTCGACCTCGGCATCACCCATTTCGATTTGGCGAACAACTACGGTCCCCCGCCGGGCTCGGCGGAGGAAATGTTCGGCCGTCTTATCCAAACCGACCTCGCGCCGTACCGCGACGAGCTGGTGATCTCGACGAAGGCAGGCTACTACATGTGGCCGGGACCGTACGGAGATTGGGGCTCCCGGAAATATTTGATCTCGAGCCTCGACCAAAGCCTGAAGCGGATGAAGCTCGACTACGTCGATATTTTTTATTCGCACCGCCCCGATCCGGAGACACCGCTCGAGGAAACGATGGCCGCGCTCGACCAGGTCGTTCGTCAAGGCAAAGCGCTGTACGTCGGCATCTCCAACTACACGGCGGAACAAACGAGCGAAGCGATCCGCATCCTGCGCGAGCTCGGCACGCCGCTTCTGATTCACCAGCCGGCGTACTCGATGTTCAACCGTTGGATCGAGAACGGCCTGCAGCAAACGCTCGACGAGCACGGCGTCGGCAGCATCGCCTTCACGCCGCTGGCGCAAGGGCTGCTGACGAACAAATATTTGACCGGCGACATTCCGGCCGACTCGCGCGCGGCGAAGACGACGTCGCCGTTCCTGAACGCGAAGGACGTCACGGCGGACAAAATCGCCAAGGCGCGGCAGCTGAACGAGATCGCCGCCGCCCGCGGGCAGTCGCTCGCGCAGCTCGCCCTCGCTTGGGTGCTGCGCGGAGGCAAGGTGACGTCCGCGCTGATCGGCGCGAGCCGTCCGGCGCAAATCGAAGAGAACGTCGCCGCGCTGTCCAACTTGGACTTCAGCGATGAAGAGCTGCGGCGCATCGACGACATTTTGAATGCATAA
- a CDS encoding cobyrinate a,c-diamide synthase, which yields MDEIRRRPRIVVAGTGSGVGKTTATIGIMRALQRRGLKVQGFKCGPDYIDPTYHTAVTGRPSRNVDAWLAGEDGVRETFERGAADADVSIIEGVMGMFDGRDVESDDGSTAHIAEVLAAPVLLVVDVSGTARSAAAVVHGFRTFGAGGRIAGVLANRCGSRGHYELVKRAVEAECGVPVVGWLGADDELGAPERHLGLVPAVERGELAGWFDRLAETVERGVDLDALLALARGAEPLPAPASEVRQGAAAQADGPVIAVAKDAAFHFYYPENLELLERLGAKLVTFRPLDGEGLPDEADGVYLGGGFPEEYAERLAANRRLPEQLRALAPRGLPIVAECGGYMYLCRSITDRSGRKYPMAGIVPADVAMQPKLAAIGYREATAKQDCVLLAEGESIRGHEFHYSRIVEADAFPRLYESAGRFGASLDGFAVWNVAAGYTHFYLPSNPRAAERWVAACAAYRATRKGGAPGAPHSI from the coding sequence GTGGACGAAATACGCCGGAGGCCCCGGATCGTCGTCGCCGGCACCGGGAGCGGCGTCGGCAAAACGACGGCGACGATCGGTATTATGCGCGCGCTGCAGCGGCGAGGCTTAAAGGTTCAAGGGTTCAAATGCGGGCCGGATTATATCGACCCGACGTATCATACCGCGGTCACCGGACGGCCGTCTCGCAACGTAGACGCGTGGCTCGCGGGCGAGGACGGCGTGCGGGAGACGTTCGAGCGCGGCGCGGCGGACGCGGACGTCTCAATCATCGAGGGCGTCATGGGCATGTTCGACGGGCGCGACGTCGAGTCCGATGACGGATCGACCGCTCATATCGCCGAAGTGCTCGCCGCTCCCGTGCTGCTCGTCGTGGACGTGTCCGGCACGGCCCGCAGCGCGGCGGCGGTCGTGCACGGATTCCGGACGTTCGGAGCGGGAGGCCGCATCGCGGGAGTGCTCGCGAACCGGTGCGGCAGCCGCGGCCATTACGAGCTCGTCAAGCGGGCGGTCGAGGCGGAATGCGGCGTGCCGGTCGTCGGCTGGCTCGGCGCGGACGACGAGCTCGGCGCGCCGGAGCGCCATCTCGGCCTCGTGCCGGCGGTCGAGCGCGGCGAGCTGGCCGGCTGGTTCGACAGGCTCGCCGAAACGGTCGAACGCGGCGTCGATTTGGACGCGCTGCTGGCGCTGGCGCGAGGAGCCGAGCCGCTGCCCGCTCCGGCGAGCGAGGTGCGGCAGGGCGCCGCGGCGCAAGCGGACGGGCCCGTAATCGCGGTGGCGAAGGACGCGGCGTTCCATTTTTACTATCCGGAAAATTTGGAGCTGCTCGAGCGGCTCGGGGCGAAGCTCGTTACGTTCCGGCCGCTCGACGGGGAAGGCTTGCCCGACGAGGCGGACGGCGTCTACCTCGGCGGCGGCTTCCCGGAAGAGTATGCGGAGCGGCTGGCCGCCAACCGCCGGCTTCCGGAGCAGCTGCGCGCCTTAGCGCCGCGAGGGCTGCCGATCGTCGCCGAGTGCGGCGGCTACATGTATTTGTGCCGCTCGATCACCGACCGTTCGGGGCGAAAGTATCCGATGGCGGGCATCGTTCCGGCGGACGTCGCGATGCAGCCGAAGCTGGCGGCGATCGGCTACCGGGAAGCGACCGCCAAGCAGGACTGCGTTTTGCTCGCCGAGGGGGAGTCGATTCGCGGGCACGAATTTCATTACTCGCGCATCGTGGAGGCCGACGCTTTCCCGCGGCTGTACGAAAGCGCCGGCCGATTCGGCGCGAGCTTGGACGGATTCGCGGTTTGGAACGTCGCGGCAGGATATACGCACTTCTACTTGCCCTCCAACCCGCGGGCAGCCGAACGATGGGTCGCGGCTTGCGCCGCCTATCGGGCTACGCGCAAAGGGGGAGCGCCCGGGGCGCCTCATTCGATTTAA